One window of Fodinicurvata sediminis DSM 21159 genomic DNA carries:
- a CDS encoding DUF2280 domain-containing protein gives MAKNRGRLTEIQKVFIVQRLACFDTPSEAAKAFKEEHGIEITPQAAEGYDPTKRAGQNLSKRLRETFEATRKRFLEKYESEVPEANKAVRLKHLAHAARAFKGRNNFVGMANMLEQIAKETGGSFTNQRQLTGKDGGPIAWEGVPDEELDQKLNKLLATMAGGGGGEDSKKGGGKTS, from the coding sequence GTGGCCAAAAATCGCGGACGTCTCACCGAGATCCAGAAAGTCTTTATCGTCCAGAGACTTGCCTGCTTTGACACGCCATCGGAAGCGGCCAAGGCGTTCAAAGAGGAACACGGCATCGAGATCACGCCCCAGGCCGCCGAGGGCTATGACCCCACGAAGCGCGCCGGCCAGAACCTGTCCAAGCGCCTGCGCGAGACCTTCGAGGCGACCCGCAAGCGCTTTCTCGAGAAGTACGAGAGCGAGGTGCCCGAGGCGAACAAGGCGGTGCGGCTCAAGCACCTGGCGCATGCCGCGCGCGCCTTCAAAGGCCGCAACAACTTCGTGGGCATGGCGAACATGCTGGAGCAGATCGCCAAGGAAACGGGCGGCAGCTTCACGAACCAGCGCCAGCTCACTGGCAAGGATGGCGGGCCGATTGCCTGGGAGGGCGTACCGGACGAGGAACTTGACCAGAAGCTGAACAAGCTGCTGGCCACTATGGCTGGCGGAGGGGGCGGCGAAGACAGCAAGAAGGGCGGCGGCAAGACATCATGA
- a CDS encoding putative metallopeptidase has protein sequence MAAATGKKKTGQVIPISDALAASSLERPRPPEHLTTMQAMLGEPLFVPAPELTAWIGRAYLQEDGPLYFEDHLHLCQARIGALWTNAANERQGRRIVGQAELPANALPKGKWARARGEQQLREWFGDPPDFLLTFDALYATDCDDATFAALVDHELCHCAQAVDQYGMPRFNKETGEPIWGMRGHDVEEFVSVVRRFGIEAAGPAATDMVIAAAQKPEISPVELAQACGTCAARAA, from the coding sequence ATGGCAGCAGCAACAGGTAAGAAGAAGACAGGACAGGTCATACCGATCTCGGACGCCCTGGCCGCCTCGTCGCTGGAAAGACCGCGGCCGCCCGAGCATCTGACCACCATGCAGGCCATGCTGGGCGAACCGCTTTTCGTGCCAGCCCCCGAACTGACCGCCTGGATCGGCAGGGCCTACCTCCAGGAAGACGGCCCGCTCTACTTCGAGGACCATCTGCACCTCTGCCAGGCCCGCATCGGCGCTCTCTGGACCAATGCCGCCAACGAACGTCAGGGCCGCCGCATCGTCGGACAGGCCGAATTGCCCGCCAACGCGCTCCCGAAAGGCAAATGGGCGCGGGCCCGCGGTGAGCAGCAGCTTCGCGAATGGTTCGGCGATCCGCCTGACTTCCTCCTGACCTTCGATGCGCTCTACGCCACCGATTGCGACGACGCCACCTTTGCCGCCCTGGTCGATCACGAGCTGTGCCACTGCGCCCAGGCCGTCGATCAATACGGGATGCCCCGCTTCAACAAGGAGACCGGCGAACCGATCTGGGGCATGCGCGGTCACGACGTCGAGGAGTTCGTCTCCGTGGTGCGCCGCTTCGGGATCGAGGCTGCCGGGCCAGCCGCCACCGACATGGTGATTGCTGCCGCCCAAAAACCCGAAATCAGCCCGGTCGAACTGGCGCAAGCCTGTGGCACATGTGCGGCGCGAGCGGCCTGA
- a CDS encoding NERD domain-containing protein has translation MPAYRSEAETEIRAEVVDHLRHHRPEARIIHEINAGSFGNRIDVLAVSPAEIIAVEIKSAKDKLDRLSDQLHAMRRVSHQAYYAVHEKFLVEYKTNQFTAHYERDGVYYMRDLPKPFRHGPAWIYPRRVRSANRSMDNLARWRIENMRPATSLPSGSIGMLWRDELYALCGELRVPVRKRANMTEMQNALRWNCTGRDLTHGICAALRRRECCEADPAVTEMGAVE, from the coding sequence ATGCCGGCGTATCGCAGTGAAGCCGAGACAGAGATCCGTGCCGAAGTCGTGGATCACCTGCGCCACCACCGTCCCGAGGCCCGGATTATCCACGAGATAAACGCCGGAAGCTTCGGCAATCGGATTGACGTATTGGCTGTCTCGCCGGCCGAAATCATCGCGGTGGAGATCAAGTCCGCGAAGGACAAGCTGGATCGTTTGTCGGATCAGCTGCACGCCATGAGGCGCGTGTCGCATCAGGCCTACTACGCAGTGCATGAGAAATTTTTGGTCGAGTACAAAACCAATCAGTTCACCGCTCATTACGAGCGGGATGGGGTGTACTACATGCGCGACCTCCCAAAACCGTTCCGTCATGGCCCGGCCTGGATCTATCCCCGCCGGGTACGCTCCGCAAACCGAAGCATGGATAACTTGGCCCGATGGAGGATCGAGAATATGAGGCCGGCCACGTCTCTCCCATCGGGGTCAATCGGGATGCTTTGGCGTGATGAACTCTATGCCCTATGTGGCGAACTTCGCGTGCCGGTCAGGAAACGTGCCAATATGACAGAGATGCAAAATGCCCTGCGCTGGAACTGCACAGGCCGCGACCTGACGCACGGCATTTGCGCCGCCCTCCGCCGCCGCGAGTGCTGCGAGGCCGATCCGGCCGTCACCGAGATGGGGGCGGTAGAGTGA
- a CDS encoding helix-turn-helix transcriptional regulator — MSGRGGIVVVLAQRGVRPADIACQLGMQRDTVYAHLRKARLAGMDIPHFKTGAPGRKHVNLASLPPEASQYFEAEARKRGMDQKTIIRRLLILVAEDDLAGALLDDGKGAP, encoded by the coding sequence ATGTCGGGTCGTGGGGGGATCGTCGTCGTTCTGGCTCAGCGCGGGGTGCGGCCTGCCGATATCGCCTGCCAGCTGGGCATGCAGCGGGATACGGTCTATGCCCACCTGCGCAAAGCGCGCCTTGCCGGCATGGATATCCCCCACTTCAAGACAGGGGCGCCGGGGCGCAAGCACGTCAACCTCGCCAGCCTGCCGCCGGAAGCGTCCCAATACTTCGAGGCCGAGGCACGCAAGCGCGGCATGGATCAGAAGACCATCATCAGGCGTCTGCTGATCCTGGTGGCCGAAGACGATCTGGCCGGCGCCCTGCTGGATGACGGGAAGGGGGCGCCATGA
- a CDS encoding DUF1376 domain-containing protein, with product MKVRRVDYYPDEYIAGVGNVLRADEAGVYWMVCTLIMSEGGPIPYNDRRLAGLCMIRPSQLRRIIEKLVDMGKLGLDDGNKLYQKRAQSEVERASKRIQSASENGAKGGRPSQKTQENQDKGKAIGLSAEKLTTNHQPPTTNQTPPYKSPQGDEADDDGVGFLDQPDEEQGGDAAPQDPNPPDDEPELANEATWSKAEIDALFERFWSACPRKVGKQKARQKFGTALTRHRADPEAVIAAMERYAESRQGEDPKYTVHPATWLNEGRWQDEDLPATSQEAGGKVDIFRVATENAQRMEDWQ from the coding sequence ATGAAAGTTCGCCGCGTTGACTATTACCCCGATGAATACATAGCCGGTGTGGGCAATGTCCTACGCGCTGACGAGGCAGGTGTTTACTGGATGGTCTGCACGCTCATCATGTCAGAAGGTGGACCCATTCCGTACAACGACAGGCGCCTGGCCGGTCTATGTATGATCCGCCCGTCACAGCTTCGCCGCATCATCGAAAAGCTGGTCGATATGGGTAAGCTGGGCCTCGATGACGGCAACAAACTGTATCAGAAACGTGCGCAAAGTGAGGTCGAACGCGCATCGAAACGTATCCAAAGTGCATCTGAAAACGGGGCGAAAGGTGGGCGACCAAGCCAAAAAACGCAAGAAAATCAAGACAAGGGAAAAGCTATCGGTTTATCGGCAGAAAAACTAACCACCAACCACCAACCACCAACCACCAACCAGACTCCCCCCTATAAGTCCCCCCAGGGGGACGAGGCGGACGACGATGGTGTCGGCTTCCTCGATCAACCGGATGAAGAGCAGGGGGGCGACGCAGCACCGCAAGACCCGAACCCGCCTGACGACGAGCCCGAGCTAGCCAACGAGGCCACCTGGAGCAAGGCCGAGATCGACGCGCTGTTTGAGCGCTTCTGGTCAGCCTGTCCCCGCAAGGTCGGCAAGCAGAAGGCGCGGCAGAAGTTCGGCACGGCGCTGACACGGCACCGGGCCGACCCCGAGGCCGTGATCGCGGCGATGGAGCGCTACGCCGAAAGCCGCCAGGGCGAGGATCCGAAATACACCGTTCACCCGGCGACCTGGCTCAACGAGGGCCGGTGGCAGGACGAGGACCTGCCGGCGACCAGCCAGGAGGCTGGCGGCAAGGTCGATATCTTCCGGGTGGCGACCGAAAACGCGCAACGCATGGAGGATTGGCAATGA
- a CDS encoding terminase, with product MPEISPSKYLVQAGWQDIPHLDEKTKAELMAATPPHLRDARTAGIPSLGAGAIYPIPPSEILVDPFPIPPYFPRVYGMDVGWNRTAAVWGAWDRAIDCIYLYTEHYRGQAEPSIHASAIRARGEWIPGVIDPAARGRQQGDGEQLLAQYRNLGLKLTEADNALEAGMYAVWERLSTGRLKVFRTLQNWQAEYRLYRRDENGKVVKEFDHLMDATRYLVLSGLSCAKIRPAETQMAVGSAGAGDPTAGY from the coding sequence ATGCCCGAGATCAGCCCGTCCAAGTACCTGGTGCAGGCCGGGTGGCAGGACATTCCGCATCTGGACGAGAAGACAAAGGCCGAGCTTATGGCAGCAACACCGCCCCACCTGCGCGATGCGCGAACGGCTGGCATCCCGTCGCTGGGCGCGGGCGCCATCTATCCCATCCCGCCGAGCGAGATCCTGGTCGATCCCTTTCCGATCCCGCCCTACTTCCCGCGCGTCTATGGCATGGACGTGGGCTGGAACCGCACGGCCGCCGTATGGGGCGCCTGGGACCGGGCGATTGACTGCATCTACCTCTACACCGAGCATTACCGGGGCCAGGCCGAGCCCAGCATTCACGCCTCAGCCATCCGGGCGCGCGGTGAATGGATCCCCGGCGTCATTGATCCGGCGGCACGCGGACGCCAGCAGGGCGACGGCGAACAGCTCCTGGCGCAGTACCGGAACCTGGGGCTCAAGCTGACCGAGGCCGACAACGCGCTGGAGGCGGGCATGTATGCCGTGTGGGAACGATTAAGTACGGGCCGGCTGAAGGTCTTCCGCACGCTCCAGAACTGGCAGGCCGAGTACCGCCTGTATCGGCGCGACGAGAACGGGAAAGTGGTCAAGGAGTTCGATCACCTGATGGACGCCACACGATATCTTGTGCTGTCAGGCCTTTCATGTGCTAAGATTAGGCCCGCAGAGACGCAAATGGCCGTTGGATCGGCCGGCGCAGGGGACCCCACGGCAGGCTATTGA
- a CDS encoding phage major tropism determinant — MTWRTRSMLVEQVITATVPGYFEAMGRMAKGTGDTLDIPAGAVNIGGISKGYMFEGQTDWDPTAAGNHDGTVSSLTLGDDVYIYACQPSSGSPPEAVLVASKNATYPDGGYDETDSRKIGGFHFGKVRTIAQAYSSGATLATQIVPNSVWDLKHRPTCDPTGMVEVIDGKLWVDIYLASEDGTAWPETVPLSRYGATPMSGAEGYASGLDYPRLTHKAGKRVWSYDEFLVAAYGVPQGAAGGTSRHTTGDHSGYGFDAVSCLNVDQPSGNLWQATSLYFDRGEAANAWNDTLNTGKDSAVAHGQWHGGQFRFALVGGYWGPAAEVGARCVTLRDNPWNVSSTNGLRAVCDSL, encoded by the coding sequence GTGACATGGAGGACGCGATCAATGCTGGTTGAACAGGTCATCACGGCCACGGTGCCGGGCTATTTCGAGGCCATGGGCCGCATGGCCAAGGGCACTGGCGATACGCTGGATATCCCGGCCGGTGCGGTCAATATCGGCGGCATATCAAAAGGCTACATGTTCGAGGGTCAGACTGATTGGGACCCCACAGCCGCCGGCAATCACGACGGTACGGTCAGCAGTCTGACGCTTGGCGATGACGTCTATATCTACGCCTGCCAGCCGAGCAGCGGGTCGCCGCCCGAGGCGGTCCTGGTCGCGTCTAAGAATGCCACCTATCCCGATGGCGGCTATGACGAGACGGATAGCCGCAAGATCGGCGGCTTCCATTTCGGCAAGGTCCGCACCATCGCACAGGCCTATAGCAGCGGCGCGACCCTGGCCACGCAGATAGTGCCGAACAGCGTGTGGGACCTAAAGCATCGCCCGACCTGTGACCCCACGGGCATGGTCGAAGTGATCGACGGCAAGCTCTGGGTAGACATTTACCTGGCCTCGGAAGACGGCACGGCCTGGCCCGAGACGGTGCCGCTGTCACGGTATGGCGCCACACCGATGAGCGGCGCCGAGGGCTATGCGAGCGGCCTCGACTATCCGCGGTTGACGCACAAGGCAGGCAAGCGTGTCTGGAGCTATGACGAATTCCTGGTGGCCGCCTATGGCGTGCCGCAGGGTGCAGCCGGTGGTACGTCTCGACACACGACCGGCGATCACAGCGGCTATGGCTTTGACGCGGTTTCGTGTCTCAACGTCGATCAGCCAAGCGGCAATCTCTGGCAGGCGACCAGCCTGTATTTTGACCGCGGCGAGGCCGCGAATGCATGGAACGATACTCTGAATACCGGAAAGGACAGCGCCGTGGCGCACGGGCAGTGGCACGGCGGTCAATTCAGATTCGCTCTCGTCGGCGGCTACTGGGGCCCCGCGGCTGAGGTCGGTGCCCGGTGCGTGACTCTGCGCGACAACCCGTGGAATGTGAGCAGCACCAACGGGCTGCGTGCCGTCTGCGATTCCCTGTGA
- a CDS encoding MT-A70 family methyltransferase has product MTEWFFAPLQSGAYRVIYVDPPWKFSSGPSRNPTNHYGCMPLQEIKDLPVRKLAHPDGCRLLMWATMPMLEKSFEVLRAWGFRYSTARVWGKLWPREDGLFLYPDSFARGTGYEVVGNAEILLIGKRGRPQGLGGHKPSSIILGRRREHSRKPDSVPQEYANLLDGPRCELFARERRPGWDVWGNDVDRFAGAAS; this is encoded by the coding sequence ATGACGGAATGGTTCTTTGCCCCACTGCAAAGCGGTGCGTATCGGGTTATCTATGTGGATCCACCGTGGAAGTTTTCGTCAGGGCCAAGCCGGAACCCGACGAACCACTACGGCTGCATGCCCCTGCAGGAAATAAAGGATCTTCCGGTAAGGAAGCTTGCCCACCCCGACGGGTGCCGCCTGTTGATGTGGGCGACAATGCCAATGCTGGAAAAGTCATTCGAGGTACTGCGGGCCTGGGGCTTCCGCTACTCAACGGCCAGGGTTTGGGGAAAGTTATGGCCCCGTGAGGATGGTCTCTTTCTCTATCCTGACAGCTTCGCGCGCGGAACCGGGTATGAGGTGGTCGGCAATGCCGAGATCCTGCTTATCGGGAAACGTGGCAGGCCCCAGGGGCTAGGCGGGCACAAGCCCAGCAGTATTATTCTAGGTCGGCGCCGTGAACACAGCCGGAAACCTGACTCCGTGCCACAGGAATACGCCAACCTTCTGGACGGACCGCGCTGTGAGCTGTTTGCGCGCGAGCGCAGGCCTGGGTGGGATGTGTGGGGGAACGATGTTGACAGGTTCGCGGGGGCAGCATCGTGA
- a CDS encoding N4-gp56 family major capsid protein, which produces MTMTRYSDAGVSPRTNVYAERQMLRHAAPVTVLDKFGLTKPMPKNKTQTIKFRRPKVFTAATTPLVEGVTPSATQFAYEDVTASLKQYGQVVEVTDVIEDTHEDPVLNDASEQAGENIGRTTEALTYGVLRAGTNVHYANGTGRGDVNTAISLSKVRAVTRALKAQKAMKITKILDGSVNYATRPVEASFVAVHHTDLEADIRELPGFIPVAEYGNRKPVSEYEIGTVEDVRFVASPDLEPFEGEGSGTLNGMVSQGGSNVDVYPILIFGKEAYGIVPLRGQGAVSPTILRPGKSDKSDPLGQRGYVGWKTWHTAVILNQVWMARLEVGATDL; this is translated from the coding sequence ATGACGATGACCCGTTATTCCGACGCAGGGGTGAGCCCCCGCACAAACGTCTATGCCGAGCGGCAGATGCTTCGGCATGCGGCGCCAGTCACCGTGCTGGATAAGTTCGGCCTGACCAAGCCGATGCCCAAGAACAAGACCCAGACCATCAAGTTTCGTCGGCCCAAGGTGTTCACCGCGGCCACGACTCCCCTGGTCGAGGGCGTGACCCCGTCTGCCACGCAGTTTGCCTATGAGGATGTGACCGCATCCCTCAAGCAGTACGGCCAGGTGGTCGAGGTTACGGACGTGATCGAGGACACCCACGAGGATCCGGTTCTCAACGATGCGTCCGAGCAGGCCGGCGAAAACATTGGCCGCACCACAGAAGCCCTGACCTATGGCGTCCTGCGGGCCGGAACCAATGTCCACTACGCCAACGGCACAGGGCGCGGAGACGTGAACACGGCCATCTCGCTGTCCAAGGTGCGGGCCGTCACCCGTGCGCTGAAGGCGCAGAAGGCCATGAAGATCACCAAGATCCTCGATGGCAGCGTCAACTATGCCACCCGCCCGGTCGAGGCGTCCTTCGTGGCGGTCCACCACACCGACCTGGAGGCCGATATCCGCGAGCTTCCGGGCTTCATCCCGGTGGCCGAGTACGGCAACCGCAAGCCGGTCTCCGAATACGAGATCGGCACGGTCGAGGACGTGCGCTTTGTGGCGTCTCCCGACCTGGAGCCCTTCGAGGGCGAGGGCAGCGGCACCCTGAACGGCATGGTCAGCCAGGGCGGCAGCAACGTGGATGTGTACCCCATCCTGATCTTCGGGAAGGAGGCCTACGGCATCGTGCCCCTGCGCGGGCAGGGCGCCGTCTCGCCCACGATCCTGCGCCCAGGCAAGTCCGATAAGTCGGACCCCCTGGGCCAGCGCGGCTATGTCGGCTGGAAGACCTGGCACACGGCCGTCATCCTCAACCAGGTCTGGATGGCCCGCCTCGAAGTCGGCGCGACCGACCTGTAA
- a CDS encoding terminase large subunit domain-containing protein yields the protein MPSPGVSCMRTMQRARRLSGAQWCDAHIPGQSVEQWLRDAAHMPIFYPSDHPQLKGGDTIQAIVPLGLQPIIDAHVPVTNNYVAGGVTHHNSGKTFGLGGYEVACHLTGLYPHWWEGRRFEQPVSAWAAGDTYETTRDIIQLTLLGEIAYSGGGRKKMDGRGIVPGYLLGTPTWRSGVANLVDTIPVQHASGGTSHLALKSYDQGRKAFQGTGKHVIWLDEEPPLDVYNECLIRTATLNGITMLTFTPLSGLSEVVMSFMPANQRPDLAA from the coding sequence ATGCCATCCCCCGGCGTATCATGTATGCGGACAATGCAGCGTGCGAGACGCCTATCTGGCGCGCAATGGTGTGACGCCCATATCCCTGGGCAGTCAGTCGAGCAATGGCTTCGTGATGCGGCTCACATGCCGATTTTTTACCCATCAGATCATCCTCAGCTAAAGGGGGGCGATACAATCCAGGCCATCGTCCCGCTTGGTTTGCAGCCAATCATAGACGCTCATGTCCCCGTAACAAATAATTATGTTGCGGGCGGCGTCACACACCACAATTCGGGCAAAACCTTCGGCCTGGGCGGCTACGAGGTCGCCTGTCACCTCACAGGCCTGTACCCGCATTGGTGGGAGGGCCGGCGCTTCGAGCAGCCCGTCTCGGCCTGGGCGGCGGGCGACACCTACGAGACGACGCGCGATATCATCCAGCTCACCCTCCTGGGCGAGATCGCCTATTCGGGCGGCGGTCGCAAAAAGATGGACGGGCGCGGCATCGTCCCCGGCTATCTCCTGGGCACGCCGACCTGGCGCAGCGGTGTCGCCAACCTGGTTGATACCATTCCGGTCCAGCACGCCAGCGGCGGCACATCGCACCTGGCGCTCAAGTCCTACGATCAGGGCCGCAAAGCCTTCCAGGGCACCGGCAAGCACGTCATCTGGCTGGACGAAGAGCCGCCCCTGGACGTTTACAACGAGTGTTTGATCCGCACCGCGACCCTCAACGGCATCACCATGCTCACCTTCACCCCGCTCAGCGGCCTGTCCGAGGTCGTAATGAGCTTCATGCCGGCCAATCAGAGGCCGGATCTCGCAGCCTGA
- a CDS encoding Gp49 family protein, translating to MNPNLMTDDELAAALAEDRPGPHVTAEAMAKRVRDAQYTVLPNSTVTICNITLDNGYSVRGESACVDPANYDADIGRKIAHDDAFRKLWPLFGFLLAEQRYQARGG from the coding sequence ATGAACCCCAACCTGATGACAGACGACGAACTGGCTGCCGCCCTCGCCGAGGATCGGCCAGGCCCACACGTTACCGCCGAGGCGATGGCGAAGCGCGTCCGGGACGCGCAGTACACGGTCCTGCCGAACAGCACCGTGACCATCTGCAACATCACCCTGGACAACGGCTATTCGGTGCGCGGGGAGTCGGCCTGCGTCGATCCGGCAAACTACGACGCCGACATTGGCCGCAAGATCGCCCACGACGACGCTTTCCGTAAGCTGTGGCCGCTCTTCGGCTTCCTGTTGGCCGAGCAGCGCTACCAGGCGCGGGGCGGCTGA
- a CDS encoding phage adaptor protein, protein MTFLELAQMVARESGTVSGNLPSSVTNQTGRLAKIVHWTADAWRQIQNSRASWRWMRGEFEGTTTAGTARYTGASFNLNRWADWITDADSMTLYRQSDGVSDEGPILYLPWQDYRRAYDRGAQTNNRPIHYTISPSGELCFGPKPDDAYVVRGEYRKSPQKLESDGDIPEMPERFHEAIAWYGLMLLAEHDEGQLHISVAMRRYRMLMDDLMRDQLPEVSITGALA, encoded by the coding sequence ATGACCTTCCTTGAGCTGGCACAGATGGTGGCGCGCGAAAGCGGCACCGTCTCGGGCAACCTGCCGTCCTCCGTCACGAACCAGACCGGGCGCCTGGCGAAGATCGTGCACTGGACGGCGGATGCCTGGCGCCAGATCCAGAACAGCCGGGCCTCCTGGCGGTGGATGCGCGGCGAGTTCGAGGGCACCACCACGGCCGGAACGGCACGTTACACCGGCGCCAGCTTCAATCTGAATCGCTGGGCCGACTGGATCACCGATGCGGACAGCATGACCCTCTATCGGCAATCCGATGGCGTGTCGGACGAGGGGCCGATCCTCTACCTGCCCTGGCAGGACTATCGCCGCGCCTATGACCGGGGCGCGCAGACCAACAACCGCCCGATCCACTACACGATCAGCCCGAGCGGCGAACTGTGCTTCGGGCCGAAGCCGGACGACGCCTATGTGGTGCGCGGCGAGTACCGCAAGAGCCCGCAAAAGCTGGAGAGCGACGGCGACATACCGGAGATGCCCGAGCGCTTCCACGAGGCGATTGCCTGGTACGGCCTGATGCTCCTGGCCGAGCATGACGAGGGGCAGCTTCATATCAGTGTCGCCATGCGCCGCTATCGCATGCTCATGGACGATCTGATGCGCGACCAGCTTCCCGAGGTCAGTATCACCGGGGCGCTTGCCTGA